The Cytophagales bacterium genomic sequence CTTGCAAACATGCCGGGTTTTAAAAGTTCCTTCGGGTTATTCAATTCTGTTCTTAGAAGCGCTACCCTTGTTTCCGGGTTTATTACCGGGTCAATAAAAGTAATCTTACCGGTAAATGATCTGCCGGGTAAAGATTGAATGGTAAACGCTACCTTGTCACCCGGTTTAACCCAGGGAATATCGCTTTCATACGCATCAAACATTACCCAGATATGCCGTAGATCAACTATTTCAAAAAGAGGATCGCCTTCTTTCAGAAGTTCTCCCAAAGTAATATGCCTTATGGTAACCGTACCTGTTAATGGAGATAAAATCTCAAAATAGAACTGTGGTTCACCATTATTTTCAATATCATCAATTTGTTTTTCACTTAGATCCCAGAGCTTAAGTTTATTCCTAACTGCGACATAAAATTGGGGATTGGAGTCTTTATATTTAATGGCTTCAAACAATTCTTTCTGGGAGGTAACCAATTCCGGGGAATAGATTGTTGCCAATGCCCGGCCTTTTGATACCCTTTGCCCTGTAAAATTCACGCTCAACTTTTCAATCCTGCCAGGGAAACGGGCTGTCAATTTTGAGATCTTTCGTTCATCTACCTTTACTTTTCCGGAGAAATATATCTCTTTGAACGGTATCGTTTTTTTTACTATCGTGGTCTGAACTTCCGCAATCTTCATCGCGGTTTCGGTCATCTGAAGATGCACAGTCGAATCTTCTTCCGAATCTCCCCCTAATGGCACCAGATCCATGCCACAAATAGGGCATTGGCCTGGTTTATCCTGTTTTATCTGCGGATGCATGGAACAGGTCCAGTTTGACGTTTGATGGGTAGAGACCTGATTGGCATTTTCGGCTTTATTAGCCGTTCTGCCAAAGATCAGCCATCCCAAAAATATTCCTGTCAAAATCAGGATAATACTGTATTTGATGTCTTTTTTACTGAGATCTAATTTTAGTTTCATGATCAATTATTTTTAATGAAATATTATTTAAAATACAAAATCTAATATTCAATATTCCATAATTCCATTATTCCATCATTTACCCTGCCATATAAATATCGCGCTACAACGCGTTACTTCCCCATTAAATAATCCAAATAAGCAACGGCTGTATTCTGGTCAGCCCGGGCTTTTTCCAATTCCAATGTATATTTTAATGCCTTTTTTTCCATGCGAAGCACTTCTTCAAAATCTTTTTCAGCCGTAGTATAACCTGCTACCAATATATCTAATGCCTGATTTGCAAGAATGAGCAATTGGCTGTATAATCTTACTCTCCTTTTCCCGTCTAAATAGTCTCTGTACCCATTTTCAAGCCAGGTTTCCAATTGATTGGATGTATTTTCTTTTTCAAATTGAACAGCTTCCTTTTGCAACGATGCCTCCTTTATCATTGCTTTGTATTTATTACGGTATAAAGGTATCCTCACACCAACCTGGGGCAGTATAATAGCATCTTTGCCATTACCGGCCACTTCCATACCGGTTCGTTCACTGATGCTTAAATAGCTCATTCCTATCATAAATGAAGGCATTCCCTGTTTTCGCGCTGCGTCCACCTTATTGTCCCAAGACAGCAATTCGTGCTCTAACTTTAGCAGCTCGGGGTTTTGAGCGATAATGGAATTAAGTATTATTTTTTTGTCCGTCTCAACACTATCAAGCCACAATGTATCAGGTAATAGTAGTTCCGGTTCTGAATTAAGCAATTTTTTAAACTGAGTTTTTAAGGGCAATTCACTATCTTTCAGGTATGCCAATTGGTTTTCCAATTCTTCCAGATCCATTTCCACCCTTAAAACATCAACCATTCCTGCTTTACCCGATTCGAATTTGATGATGGCAAGCGCCTTAAAGGATGACAGGAGATCAAGGGTTTTTCGTGTAATACGTATTGCCTGATCCAAAACATACAGGTTATAGTAAGTGCTTTTTACATTAAAGAACAAGCGGTGTTTTGCATCTTCAAATACTTCAAGACTGGCTTTTGCCATTTGGGAAGCAGCCTCTTCCTGTACATTCAGTGTCCCAAACCATGGAAACATTTGTGATGCAGATAGTTTTGCCCGCTGCGCACCAACCCGTGTCTCAACCGGGCTGACGAAATACCCAAAAGCGATTTGCGGATCGGGCAAAGCTCCTGCCTGCGGCACTTTTTCCAGATCAGCCATATACCGGTTAAATAATGACTTTAATTCAGGATTGTTTTCGGCCGCTTCTTTTAAATAGTTGCTCAGGAAGTCCTGAGAGTGGCATATCCGGGCAAAAATTAAAATCAATATCAACAGCAGTGCAGACTGTTTGATTATATTAATATTTGACTTCATTATAGTTATTGGTTATTGCGATTTTAACAAAGAAATAAGGATATAAGGAAATAGGGAAATAAGAGAAACCATATACAGAATTATACCTTTATTTCCTCTATTCCCTCTATTTCCTTTATCCCTCTCTAATGTTGATGCTCACCTTCGCTGTGTTCCTCTACTTTTGCCAATTCCATCTTACACACCGGGCAAGTTCCTTTCTCTTCATAGGTTTTATCACCTTCACATTTCATCGGGCACTGATAAGCCACCTGTTCGTGAACTTCACCTTCGTGATGTTCGTGTGTTGCATCTCCTTTATGTTGCTGCTCGCATCCCGAGATCAACATAGCAGCAAGTGCAAAAGCACCTGCTGTTCCTAAAATTAACATTGTCTTTTTCATAATTGAAAAAAAATTAAATTCCTTCAGTTCCGCTGTTGCCCAGCCTTCAGTTTGCTGTCGCCCAGTTTTATAAAAGTTTATTAATTACAATCATTGTTCAGAAAAATTAATTTGAGACAACAATTTTCTTCCCATATAAAAAAAATAAACTTTACACTTTTTACTTTTTACTTTTTACTTTCACCTTCCCTTCCTGCCACATGCAATACAACACCGGCACCACAAACATTGTCATTACCTGGATAAGCATTCCTCCAAAAGTGGGAATTGCCATTGGCACCATAATGTCTGAGCCCTTGCCCGTTGATGACAGAATCGGTATCAGGGCAATGACAGCACAGGAAGCAGTCATCATTGCGGGCCTTACTCTTTTGATACCGGCATGTAAAACGGCTTCTCTCAC encodes the following:
- a CDS encoding efflux RND transporter periplasmic adaptor subunit codes for the protein MKLKLDLSKKDIKYSIILILTGIFLGWLIFGRTANKAENANQVSTHQTSNWTCSMHPQIKQDKPGQCPICGMDLVPLGGDSEEDSTVHLQMTETAMKIAEVQTTIVKKTIPFKEIYFSGKVKVDERKISKLTARFPGRIEKLSVNFTGQRVSKGRALATIYSPELVTSQKELFEAIKYKDSNPQFYVAVRNKLKLWDLSEKQIDDIENNGEPQFYFEILSPLTGTVTIRHITLGELLKEGDPLFEIVDLRHIWVMFDAYESDIPWVKPGDKVAFTIQSLPGRSFTGKITFIDPVINPETRVALLRTELNNPKELLKPGMFARGLLKTSLHGVDSALIVPKSAVLWTGKRAVVYIKDPQKAKPTFRYREIVLGEDTGDYYVVKEGLEEGEEIVTNGVFKIDAASQLQGKVSMMNKKSY
- a CDS encoding TolC family protein; the encoded protein is MKSNINIIKQSALLLILILIFARICHSQDFLSNYLKEAAENNPELKSLFNRYMADLEKVPQAGALPDPQIAFGYFVSPVETRVGAQRAKLSASQMFPWFGTLNVQEEAASQMAKASLEVFEDAKHRLFFNVKSTYYNLYVLDQAIRITRKTLDLLSSFKALAIIKFESGKAGMVDVLRVEMDLEELENQLAYLKDSELPLKTQFKKLLNSEPELLLPDTLWLDSVETDKKIILNSIIAQNPELLKLEHELLSWDNKVDAARKQGMPSFMIGMSYLSISERTGMEVAGNGKDAIILPQVGVRIPLYRNKYKAMIKEASLQKEAVQFEKENTSNQLETWLENGYRDYLDGKRRVRLYSQLLILANQALDILVAGYTTAEKDFEEVLRMEKKALKYTLELEKARADQNTAVAYLDYLMGK